A single genomic interval of Pangasianodon hypophthalmus isolate fPanHyp1 chromosome 8, fPanHyp1.pri, whole genome shotgun sequence harbors:
- the elapor1 gene encoding endosome/lysosome-associated apoptosis and autophagy regulator 1 isoform X1 yields the protein MLLKRLHFPVTSLCSLSASRVFLTLLLLGALEAKELPSCKESDYHFEYTDCDVLGSRWRVAIPNKPDTCTGLPDPVKGTHCTFSCEEGEYLDMKSQECQKCAAGTYSLGTGVAFDEWDNLPAGFITHGINMDIGNIYTNCTNSTWTPKGDYISSNTDECSSTLSYAVNLKQPGSVTFQYFYPDNSIFFEFYVQNDQCQSTDSQSRWMKVSENDWEYHYVQLNSGNNVLYWRTTGFSLSGSAVKPVLLKNIAISGVAYTSECFHCKPGTYSAEHGAAHCTPCPVNTYSNKGATACQQCEEKKYSGIGSATCQQRPPCTTSDYFYTHTPCDSKGQTQLMYKWIEPKICNENAEGAVNLPASGKMQTCPPCNPGFFANNSSACQPCPQGSYSNGTACSECPAGTEPVIGFEYKWWNRMPSNMNSSVYRREYSGTQRSTGWEVAGEYVYTTPGDLDSDYMMLTLNVPGYSLPYSLDKDNERAELSRITFVFETKCTADCALHFMTGLSERNNRVVETWRGTIGKQSYSYLIKSNLTVSFTWGFQRTDVYSMERQYSSDFAKIYSIHITNVIGGVASKCRQCALDSSRTDSACVSCPPGHYMLNGTGVCRSCPPNTFIRPEQPLGEEACIPCGPNTKSNQARSACVSDCTLAMQYKGETLQYDFSPLASVTHFQSSPRFTNRGLRFVHQFSVGLCGTEDRVLASCVDNVTESRKEVNGYVCQSIIVPTDVRVQSVVSSQPFLIGSTLIGVTTDSTLDHISSSGSTFPAQSDLPDVIFYYRASETTQACKNGRSTSIRLRCDPTVTAMDQISLPSNCTEGTCDGCSFHFLWRSQYACPLCSERNYKEIVSACISGIQRTTYVWQQPLQCTGGVPLPDPQISTCVTLDFWLKFGVSVGSVAAILLITISCYFWKRTRKLEYKYSKLMNAESKECELPAADSCAIMEGEDAEDDLIYLTKKSFFTKIKSFTRERTSDGFDSVPLKSSSGMEMEMT from the exons ATGTTACTGAAACGTTTACATTTTCCAGTTACTTCACTGTGCAGCTTGTCCGCTTCGAGAGTATTTTTAACACTCCTGTTATTGGGTGCGCTGGAGGCGAAGGAGCTGCCCAGCTGCAAAGAG TCAGATTACCACTTTGAGTACACAGACTGTGATGTTCTGGGGTCCAGATGGAGAGTGGCGATACCCAACAAGCCTGACACATGCACAGGCCTCCCTGACCCAGTTAAAGGAACACACTGCA CATTTTCCTGTGAGGAAGGTGAATATCTGGACATGAAGTCACAGGAGTGTCAGAAGTGTGCAGCAGGGACCTACTCCCTGGGTACAGGAGTGGCCTTCGACGAGTGGGACAACTTACCTGCTGGCTTTATCACCCATGGCATCAATATGGATATAGGAAACATCTACACTAACTGCACCAA CTCAACTTGGACTCCTAAGGGGGACTACATATCCTCTAACACAGACGAATGCAGCTCCACACTGTCGTATGCTGTAAATTTGAAACAGCCTGGCTCAGTCACTTTCCAGTACTTCTATCCTGATAACAGCATCTTCTTTGAATTCTAT GTCCAGAATGACCAGTGCCAGTCTACTGATTCTCAGAGTCGCTGGATGAAGGTTTCTGAAAATGACTGGGAGTATCACTAT GTGCAATTGAATAGTGGGAACAATGTTCTATACTGGAGAACCACTGGGTTCTCTCTGTCTGGTAGTGCTGTTAAACCAGTTCTACTGAAGAACATTGCTATCTCAG GGGTTGCATACACATCTGAATGTTTCCATTGTAAGCCTGGTACCTACAGTGCTGAACATGGGGCTGCCCACTGCACCCCCTGTCCAGTCAACACCTACTCCAATAAGGGAGCTACTGCATGCCAGCagtgtgaagaaaagaaatattcaG GGATTGGGTCAGCAACATGTCAGCAGAGGCCACCCTGCACAACCAGCGACTACTTTTACACTCACACTCCTTGTGATTCCAAAGGACAG ACACAGCTGATGTATAAATGGATTGAACCAAAGATCTGCAATGAGAATGCAGAGGGAGCAGTGAATCTTCCAGCCTCAGGGAAGATGCAGACCTGTCCTCCATGTAATCCTGGATTCTTCGCTAACAATTCTTCAGCTTGCCAACCCTGTCCACAAGGCTCCTACTCCAATGGAACAG CATGTTCCGAGTGTCCTGCTGGAACGGAGCCAGTGATAGGTTTCGAGTATAAGTGGTGGAACAGGATGCCCAGCAACATGAATAGTTCAGTCTACAGACGAGAGTATAGCGGCACTCAGAGGAGCACAG GATGGGAGGTAGCTGGCGAGTACGTTTACACCACGCCTGGAGATTTGGACTCAGACTACATGATGCTAACACTGAATGTCCCTGGTTATAG CTTGCCCTACTCCCTGGATAAAGATAATGAGAGGGCAGAACTTTCTAGAATCACATTTGTCTTTGAGACCAAGTGCACAGCTGACTGCGCACTTCACTTCATGACA GGCTTGAGTGAGAGGAACAATCGTGTGGTGGAGACTTGGAGAGGCACAATTGGGAAGCAGTCGTATTCTTACCTAATTAAGAGCAATCTCACTGTGAGCTTTACCTGGGGCTTTCAGCGCACTGATGTCTACAGTATG GAGAGGCAGTACAGCTCAGACTTCGCTAAGATCTACTCTATTCACATTACTAATGTCATAGGAGGAGTGGCCTCTAAGTGTCGACAGTGTGCACTAGATTCGTCTCGGACAGACTCAGCCTGCGTCTCCTGTCCTCCTGGACACTACATGCTAAATGGCACTGGAGTGTGCAGGAGCTGTCCACCAAACACCTTCATAAGGCCTGAGCAGCCTCTGGGAGAGGAAGCCTGCATCCCATGTGGACCTAATACTAAGAGCAACCAA GCCCGCTCAGCCTGCGTGAGTGACTGCACTCTGGCTATGCAGTATAAAGGAGAAACTCTGCAGTATGATTTCTCTCCCCTGGCCAGTGTTACTCACTTTCAGAGCAGCCCTCGCTTCACCAACAGAGGTCTTCGTTTTGTTCATCAGTTTAGTGTGGGGCTGTGTGGCACAGAG GACCGCGTTCTGGCTTCATGTGTTGATAATGTAACGGAGAGCAGGAAGGAGGTGAATGGTTATGTCTGCCAGTCAATCATAGTACCTACCGATGTCAGAGTTCAAAGTGTGGTGTCCTCACAGCCCTTTCTTATTGGAAGCACATTGATTG GGGTAACCACTGATTCCACACTTGATCACATCTCATCTTCTGGGAGTACCTTCCCTGCACAATCTGATCTGCCTGATGTCATATTTTACTACCG GGCAAGTGAAACAACGCAGGCATGTAAAAATGGCAGATCAACCTCCATCAGACTAAGATGTGATCCCACAGTGACAGCAATGGATCAGATTTCCTTACCAAG TAACTGTACAGAGGGAACATGTGATGGCTGCTCCTTCCACTTCCTGTGGCGTTCTCAGTATGCCTGTCCTCTCTGTTCTGAGAGGAATTATAAAGAGATAGTGAGTGCCTGTATCAGTGGGATTCAG aggaCTACCTATGTGTGGCAGCAGCCTCTGCAATGTACAGGTGGAGTGCCTCTGCCAGATCCACAGATTAGCACTTGTGTCACTTTGGACTTCTGGCTCAAATTTGGTGTTTCTGTTGGATCGGTGGCAGCGATACTGCTCATCACCATCAGCTGCTACTTCTGGAAACGGACACGCAA GCTGGAGTATAAGTACTCAAAGCTGATGAATGCAGAGTCAAAAGAGTGTGAGCTTCCTGCTGCCGACAGTTGTGCCATTATGGAGGGAGAAGATGCAGAGGATGATCTCATCTATCTCACcaaaaaatccttttttacCAAAATTAAATCCTTCACCAGAGAG AGAACATCAGATGGCTTTGACTCTGTCCCTTTGAAGTCATCCTCAGgcatggagatggagatgaCCTAG
- the cfap276 gene encoding cilia- and flagella-associated protein 276 isoform X2, giving the protein MSRDRDPFPFPKYENDQTFTGSKPCQKLPFKKPTHIAQNEEPWSRLNDSQTFSSMKRSVLYHKEAPKDSLDFHLSAVYDNHLDFLLNKNETLVQRESLMRDHGGNNDDAPKQEDYNMKIRVWVNPQKASIYSTEGAIESPHNASTNRGYSRKHDGGFYST; this is encoded by the exons ATGTCGCGAGATCGAGACCCCTTTCCTTTTCCCAAATACGAGAATGATCAGACTTTTACCGGAAGTAAACCATGCCAG AAACTGCCCTTTAAAAAGCCCACACACATCGCACAGAATGAGGAGCCGTGGAGCCGCTTAAACGACAGCCAGACTTTCTCCAGCATGAAGAGAAGTGTTCTGTACCATAAAGAG GCCCCAAAAGACAGCCTGGACTTCCATCTCAGCGCTGTCTATGATAACCACCTGGACTTCCTCCTAAATAAGAATGAAACTCTGGTCCAGAGAGAGTCTCTGATGAGAGATCATGG GGGTAACAATGACGATGCTCCAAAACAGGAGGattataatatgaaaataagagTGTGGGTAAACCCCCAGAAAGCGTCCATTTACAGCACTGAGGGAGCGATTG agtCTCCCCATAACGCTTCTACAAACCGAGGCTACTCCAGGAAGCACGATGGCGGCTTTTATTCAACTTAA
- the elapor1 gene encoding endosome/lysosome-associated apoptosis and autophagy regulator 1 isoform X2 yields MSDYHFEYTDCDVLGSRWRVAIPNKPDTCTGLPDPVKGTHCTFSCEEGEYLDMKSQECQKCAAGTYSLGTGVAFDEWDNLPAGFITHGINMDIGNIYTNCTNSTWTPKGDYISSNTDECSSTLSYAVNLKQPGSVTFQYFYPDNSIFFEFYVQNDQCQSTDSQSRWMKVSENDWEYHYVQLNSGNNVLYWRTTGFSLSGSAVKPVLLKNIAISGVAYTSECFHCKPGTYSAEHGAAHCTPCPVNTYSNKGATACQQCEEKKYSGIGSATCQQRPPCTTSDYFYTHTPCDSKGQTQLMYKWIEPKICNENAEGAVNLPASGKMQTCPPCNPGFFANNSSACQPCPQGSYSNGTACSECPAGTEPVIGFEYKWWNRMPSNMNSSVYRREYSGTQRSTGWEVAGEYVYTTPGDLDSDYMMLTLNVPGYSLPYSLDKDNERAELSRITFVFETKCTADCALHFMTGLSERNNRVVETWRGTIGKQSYSYLIKSNLTVSFTWGFQRTDVYSMERQYSSDFAKIYSIHITNVIGGVASKCRQCALDSSRTDSACVSCPPGHYMLNGTGVCRSCPPNTFIRPEQPLGEEACIPCGPNTKSNQARSACVSDCTLAMQYKGETLQYDFSPLASVTHFQSSPRFTNRGLRFVHQFSVGLCGTEDRVLASCVDNVTESRKEVNGYVCQSIIVPTDVRVQSVVSSQPFLIGSTLIGVTTDSTLDHISSSGSTFPAQSDLPDVIFYYRASETTQACKNGRSTSIRLRCDPTVTAMDQISLPSNCTEGTCDGCSFHFLWRSQYACPLCSERNYKEIVSACISGIQRTTYVWQQPLQCTGGVPLPDPQISTCVTLDFWLKFGVSVGSVAAILLITISCYFWKRTRKLEYKYSKLMNAESKECELPAADSCAIMEGEDAEDDLIYLTKKSFFTKIKSFTRERTSDGFDSVPLKSSSGMEMEMT; encoded by the exons ATG TCAGATTACCACTTTGAGTACACAGACTGTGATGTTCTGGGGTCCAGATGGAGAGTGGCGATACCCAACAAGCCTGACACATGCACAGGCCTCCCTGACCCAGTTAAAGGAACACACTGCA CATTTTCCTGTGAGGAAGGTGAATATCTGGACATGAAGTCACAGGAGTGTCAGAAGTGTGCAGCAGGGACCTACTCCCTGGGTACAGGAGTGGCCTTCGACGAGTGGGACAACTTACCTGCTGGCTTTATCACCCATGGCATCAATATGGATATAGGAAACATCTACACTAACTGCACCAA CTCAACTTGGACTCCTAAGGGGGACTACATATCCTCTAACACAGACGAATGCAGCTCCACACTGTCGTATGCTGTAAATTTGAAACAGCCTGGCTCAGTCACTTTCCAGTACTTCTATCCTGATAACAGCATCTTCTTTGAATTCTAT GTCCAGAATGACCAGTGCCAGTCTACTGATTCTCAGAGTCGCTGGATGAAGGTTTCTGAAAATGACTGGGAGTATCACTAT GTGCAATTGAATAGTGGGAACAATGTTCTATACTGGAGAACCACTGGGTTCTCTCTGTCTGGTAGTGCTGTTAAACCAGTTCTACTGAAGAACATTGCTATCTCAG GGGTTGCATACACATCTGAATGTTTCCATTGTAAGCCTGGTACCTACAGTGCTGAACATGGGGCTGCCCACTGCACCCCCTGTCCAGTCAACACCTACTCCAATAAGGGAGCTACTGCATGCCAGCagtgtgaagaaaagaaatattcaG GGATTGGGTCAGCAACATGTCAGCAGAGGCCACCCTGCACAACCAGCGACTACTTTTACACTCACACTCCTTGTGATTCCAAAGGACAG ACACAGCTGATGTATAAATGGATTGAACCAAAGATCTGCAATGAGAATGCAGAGGGAGCAGTGAATCTTCCAGCCTCAGGGAAGATGCAGACCTGTCCTCCATGTAATCCTGGATTCTTCGCTAACAATTCTTCAGCTTGCCAACCCTGTCCACAAGGCTCCTACTCCAATGGAACAG CATGTTCCGAGTGTCCTGCTGGAACGGAGCCAGTGATAGGTTTCGAGTATAAGTGGTGGAACAGGATGCCCAGCAACATGAATAGTTCAGTCTACAGACGAGAGTATAGCGGCACTCAGAGGAGCACAG GATGGGAGGTAGCTGGCGAGTACGTTTACACCACGCCTGGAGATTTGGACTCAGACTACATGATGCTAACACTGAATGTCCCTGGTTATAG CTTGCCCTACTCCCTGGATAAAGATAATGAGAGGGCAGAACTTTCTAGAATCACATTTGTCTTTGAGACCAAGTGCACAGCTGACTGCGCACTTCACTTCATGACA GGCTTGAGTGAGAGGAACAATCGTGTGGTGGAGACTTGGAGAGGCACAATTGGGAAGCAGTCGTATTCTTACCTAATTAAGAGCAATCTCACTGTGAGCTTTACCTGGGGCTTTCAGCGCACTGATGTCTACAGTATG GAGAGGCAGTACAGCTCAGACTTCGCTAAGATCTACTCTATTCACATTACTAATGTCATAGGAGGAGTGGCCTCTAAGTGTCGACAGTGTGCACTAGATTCGTCTCGGACAGACTCAGCCTGCGTCTCCTGTCCTCCTGGACACTACATGCTAAATGGCACTGGAGTGTGCAGGAGCTGTCCACCAAACACCTTCATAAGGCCTGAGCAGCCTCTGGGAGAGGAAGCCTGCATCCCATGTGGACCTAATACTAAGAGCAACCAA GCCCGCTCAGCCTGCGTGAGTGACTGCACTCTGGCTATGCAGTATAAAGGAGAAACTCTGCAGTATGATTTCTCTCCCCTGGCCAGTGTTACTCACTTTCAGAGCAGCCCTCGCTTCACCAACAGAGGTCTTCGTTTTGTTCATCAGTTTAGTGTGGGGCTGTGTGGCACAGAG GACCGCGTTCTGGCTTCATGTGTTGATAATGTAACGGAGAGCAGGAAGGAGGTGAATGGTTATGTCTGCCAGTCAATCATAGTACCTACCGATGTCAGAGTTCAAAGTGTGGTGTCCTCACAGCCCTTTCTTATTGGAAGCACATTGATTG GGGTAACCACTGATTCCACACTTGATCACATCTCATCTTCTGGGAGTACCTTCCCTGCACAATCTGATCTGCCTGATGTCATATTTTACTACCG GGCAAGTGAAACAACGCAGGCATGTAAAAATGGCAGATCAACCTCCATCAGACTAAGATGTGATCCCACAGTGACAGCAATGGATCAGATTTCCTTACCAAG TAACTGTACAGAGGGAACATGTGATGGCTGCTCCTTCCACTTCCTGTGGCGTTCTCAGTATGCCTGTCCTCTCTGTTCTGAGAGGAATTATAAAGAGATAGTGAGTGCCTGTATCAGTGGGATTCAG aggaCTACCTATGTGTGGCAGCAGCCTCTGCAATGTACAGGTGGAGTGCCTCTGCCAGATCCACAGATTAGCACTTGTGTCACTTTGGACTTCTGGCTCAAATTTGGTGTTTCTGTTGGATCGGTGGCAGCGATACTGCTCATCACCATCAGCTGCTACTTCTGGAAACGGACACGCAA GCTGGAGTATAAGTACTCAAAGCTGATGAATGCAGAGTCAAAAGAGTGTGAGCTTCCTGCTGCCGACAGTTGTGCCATTATGGAGGGAGAAGATGCAGAGGATGATCTCATCTATCTCACcaaaaaatccttttttacCAAAATTAAATCCTTCACCAGAGAG AGAACATCAGATGGCTTTGACTCTGTCCCTTTGAAGTCATCCTCAGgcatggagatggagatgaCCTAG
- the cfap276 gene encoding cilia- and flagella-associated protein 276 isoform X1 translates to MSRDRDPFPFPKYENDQTFTGSKPCQRVCDHVQKLPFKKPTHIAQNEEPWSRLNDSQTFSSMKRSVLYHKEAPKDSLDFHLSAVYDNHLDFLLNKNETLVQRESLMRDHGGNNDDAPKQEDYNMKIRVWVNPQKASIYSTEGAIESPHNASTNRGYSRKHDGGFYST, encoded by the exons ATGTCGCGAGATCGAGACCCCTTTCCTTTTCCCAAATACGAGAATGATCAGACTTTTACCGGAAGTAAACCATGCCAG CGTGTTTGTGATCATGTACAGAAACTGCCCTTTAAAAAGCCCACACACATCGCACAGAATGAGGAGCCGTGGAGCCGCTTAAACGACAGCCAGACTTTCTCCAGCATGAAGAGAAGTGTTCTGTACCATAAAGAG GCCCCAAAAGACAGCCTGGACTTCCATCTCAGCGCTGTCTATGATAACCACCTGGACTTCCTCCTAAATAAGAATGAAACTCTGGTCCAGAGAGAGTCTCTGATGAGAGATCATGG GGGTAACAATGACGATGCTCCAAAACAGGAGGattataatatgaaaataagagTGTGGGTAAACCCCCAGAAAGCGTCCATTTACAGCACTGAGGGAGCGATTG agtCTCCCCATAACGCTTCTACAAACCGAGGCTACTCCAGGAAGCACGATGGCGGCTTTTATTCAACTTAA